A genomic region of Nostoc sp. UHCC 0702 contains the following coding sequences:
- the nadA gene encoding quinolinate synthase NadA has protein sequence MFTTALVQRDKTQPGELPLDLFAAIESLKKELNAVILAHYYQEADIQDIADFIGDSLQLAKAAEKTNADAIVFAGVHFMAETAKILNPDKLVLLPDLNAGCSLADSCPGEAFAAFKALHPDHLVVSYINCSAEIKAMSDIICTSSNAVKIVQQIPKDQPIIFAPDRNLGRYVMEQTGRDLVLWQGSCIVHETFSEKKIVQLKIAHPQAEAIAHPECESSILRHASFIGSTAALLKYCQNSPTKEFIVATEPGIIHQMQKLAPDKHFIPAPPMNNCNCNECPFMRLNTLEKLYLAMKNRTPEITMPEDIRVAALRPMQRMLEMSV, from the coding sequence GTGTTTACAACTGCACTTGTTCAACGAGACAAAACCCAACCGGGTGAACTACCACTAGATTTATTTGCTGCTATTGAAAGTCTTAAAAAAGAACTCAACGCGGTTATCCTGGCACATTACTATCAAGAGGCGGATATCCAGGATATCGCAGACTTTATTGGGGATTCATTACAACTGGCAAAAGCAGCAGAAAAGACTAATGCAGATGCCATCGTCTTTGCTGGAGTTCACTTCATGGCAGAGACAGCTAAGATACTTAATCCTGACAAATTAGTACTTTTACCAGATTTGAATGCTGGTTGTTCTTTAGCAGATAGTTGTCCAGGAGAGGCATTTGCAGCTTTCAAAGCCCTACATCCCGATCATCTGGTGGTTTCTTATATCAACTGCTCTGCCGAAATTAAGGCGATGAGCGATATTATTTGCACTAGTTCTAACGCTGTGAAGATTGTACAGCAGATACCAAAAGACCAGCCAATTATTTTTGCCCCCGATCGCAATTTGGGGCGGTATGTGATGGAACAGACTGGGCGAGATTTGGTACTGTGGCAAGGTAGCTGTATTGTCCATGAAACCTTTTCCGAAAAGAAGATTGTGCAGCTAAAAATTGCTCACCCCCAAGCAGAGGCGATCGCACACCCAGAATGTGAAAGTAGTATTTTGCGCCACGCCAGCTTTATCGGCTCTACAGCAGCATTACTCAAGTATTGTCAAAATAGCCCTACAAAGGAATTTATCGTTGCTACGGAGCCTGGTATTATTCACCAAATGCAAAAACTAGCTCCTGACAAGCATTTTATTCCCGCCCCGCCGATGAATAATTGCAATTGCAACGAGTGTCCTTTTATGAGGTTAAACACTTTAGAAAAGCTTTACTTAGCGATGAAAAATCGCACTCCAGAAATTACTATGCCAGAGGATATTCGTGTTGCTGCTCTGCGTCCAATGCAACGAATGCTAGAGATGAGTGTGTAG
- a CDS encoding TIGR04168 family protein yields the protein MLEIDGKESRMTTQKTQPITLKIAVVGDVHDQWEVEDGIALKHLGVDLVLFVGDFGNESVEVVKAIASLDIPKAAVMGNHDAWYTATEWGRKKCPYDRSKEDWVQEQLDLLGSAHVGYGKLDFPDWNLTVVGGRPFTWGGPEWRFADICKERYGVTSPEESAAKITAAVKSAASDTIIFLGHNGPSGLGDRPEDPCGKDWHPIGGDFGDPDLAEAISWTLTAGKTIPLVTFGHMHHSLRHTKKELRKPIFRSPEGIIYLNAASVPRIVENDSQKLRNFSLVCLEAGVVTQTALVWVGNDLQVSEEILYERSHSVVQPA from the coding sequence ATGCTGGAGATAGACGGCAAGGAAAGTCGCATGACCACTCAAAAAACTCAACCAATAACCTTGAAAATTGCAGTAGTTGGAGATGTTCACGATCAATGGGAAGTAGAAGATGGGATTGCACTCAAGCATCTAGGTGTTGACTTAGTGCTGTTTGTCGGGGATTTTGGCAATGAGTCGGTGGAAGTGGTGAAAGCGATCGCTTCCCTGGACATTCCCAAAGCAGCGGTAATGGGAAACCATGATGCGTGGTACACTGCCACCGAATGGGGACGTAAAAAGTGCCCTTATGACCGTTCTAAGGAAGACTGGGTACAGGAACAGCTTGATTTATTGGGTTCAGCCCATGTTGGTTACGGAAAGTTAGATTTTCCAGATTGGAATTTAACTGTGGTGGGGGGTCGTCCCTTTACCTGGGGTGGCCCGGAGTGGAGATTTGCTGATATCTGTAAAGAACGATATGGTGTTACCAGTCCAGAAGAATCAGCGGCTAAAATTACGGCGGCGGTGAAAAGTGCCGCTAGTGATACGATTATTTTTCTCGGTCACAACGGGCCGAGTGGGTTAGGCGATCGCCCAGAAGACCCCTGCGGTAAAGATTGGCATCCGATTGGCGGTGACTTTGGCGATCCAGATCTTGCTGAGGCCATTTCTTGGACTCTCACCGCGGGGAAAACGATTCCTTTGGTGACATTTGGTCATATGCACCATAGTCTACGGCACACAAAAAAAGAACTGCGAAAGCCAATTTTTAGAAGCCCAGAGGGGATAATTTACTTGAATGCTGCCAGTGTGCCGAGGATTGTGGAGAATGACAGCCAGAAGCTACGGAATTTTTCCTTGGTTTGTTTAGAGGCGGGTGTGGTGACGCAAACTGCTTTAGTGTGGGTGGGGAATGACTTGCAGGTGTCAGAAGAAATTTTGTACGAGCGATCGCATTCAGTAGTGCAACCTGCCTAG
- a CDS encoding DEAD/DEAH box helicase family protein produces the protein MVKESRFLRSKRLRASLWYAADGKCQLCGCDMPSDWHADHIVRWAETYRTNVHEMQALCPQCHYTKTAQENRKMTTAKQLDLFSQPSHQQLNLRKHQAEFLEICKLIKAGQPIKKILMLVTPGGGKSLIPVIAAAQLIPNQPFKGGFYGTIADAICWIVPRKNLQRQGEENFDDSFFQKHLAHQHRVIANNNEPNPCKGMSGYVATYHAIADSPDLHAQEFRRKRYILVLDEFHHVKEGGIWHRVLQPLVDKAVLLILVTGTHVRGDRQPIAFMPYKQISGGLTPNLSNSEDTIVIEYTRSQALRERAIVPLHFEWGDGEAEWIDETGQKCSVESLAEAGDYRSIALQTALSTGYARQLLKNCVNNWQQYKKINNSRSKLLVLAPSISTANQYLDWLKELGINTAVKATSDESKEAQSAIKRFKKEYKLSDLKAVDVLVTVAMAYEGLDVPAITHVACLTNIRSEPWLEQSWARAARVDRKAGELKKSGLIFIPDDQLARQCVEQIITEQEIVLKEKEQNERESSGAGNGNNEENSKLQRNNYIIPLNSKLTRLRASDLSTGESVDYLETEIIQSVAQELGISSSTINLKRFIETYNLRVINKDFENVEFSPQEFLTSSEELNIMRGKIENYVRAYARKNGKNPKFFNTEIVKYFGKSRLVMEIEELRDVWAWLQKNYPVTD, from the coding sequence ATGGTAAAAGAGAGTCGTTTCCTTCGGTCGAAACGACTACGCGCCAGTCTCTGGTATGCGGCTGATGGAAAGTGTCAACTGTGCGGGTGCGATATGCCTTCTGATTGGCATGCAGATCATATTGTTCGGTGGGCAGAAACTTACCGAACTAATGTTCATGAGATGCAGGCATTATGTCCTCAATGCCATTACACAAAAACCGCACAAGAGAATAGAAAGATGACAACTGCCAAGCAACTCGACTTATTTTCACAACCTTCCCATCAGCAGCTAAATCTTAGAAAACACCAAGCCGAGTTTCTAGAGATATGTAAACTCATCAAGGCAGGACAGCCGATTAAAAAAATTCTCATGTTGGTTACACCAGGAGGTGGTAAAAGCTTAATTCCAGTGATTGCTGCTGCACAACTAATTCCAAATCAGCCTTTTAAGGGAGGCTTTTATGGAACTATAGCTGATGCAATATGTTGGATAGTCCCAAGGAAAAATTTACAAAGGCAAGGAGAAGAAAATTTTGATGATAGTTTTTTTCAAAAACACTTAGCGCATCAACACCGAGTGATCGCTAATAATAACGAACCTAATCCATGTAAAGGAATGTCAGGCTATGTAGCTACGTACCATGCAATAGCCGATAGTCCCGACCTTCATGCTCAAGAGTTTCGGCGCAAGCGCTACATTCTCGTATTGGATGAGTTTCATCATGTTAAAGAGGGGGGAATTTGGCACAGAGTCTTGCAACCATTAGTAGATAAAGCAGTTTTGCTAATTCTCGTCACAGGAACCCATGTGCGTGGAGATCGCCAGCCAATAGCCTTTATGCCCTACAAACAAATTTCTGGTGGTCTTACTCCTAATCTGTCTAACTCTGAGGACACAATCGTTATTGAATATACACGCAGCCAAGCTCTTAGAGAACGTGCTATAGTTCCTCTTCATTTTGAGTGGGGAGATGGAGAGGCTGAGTGGATTGATGAAACGGGACAGAAATGCTCAGTGGAAAGTCTTGCAGAAGCTGGAGATTATAGAAGCATAGCACTTCAAACAGCCCTTAGTACAGGATATGCTCGTCAGTTATTAAAAAACTGTGTTAATAATTGGCAACAATATAAAAAAATAAACAATTCACGCTCTAAATTACTTGTACTAGCACCATCAATTTCAACAGCTAACCAATATCTCGATTGGTTGAAAGAGCTAGGAATCAACACAGCTGTTAAAGCAACAAGTGATGAATCAAAAGAAGCGCAATCTGCAATTAAGCGATTCAAGAAAGAATACAAACTCAGCGATTTAAAAGCAGTTGATGTTTTAGTAACTGTGGCAATGGCATACGAAGGGCTTGATGTTCCAGCAATTACCCACGTTGCTTGCTTAACTAATATAAGAAGTGAACCTTGGTTAGAACAGTCATGGGCAAGAGCAGCTAGAGTTGATAGAAAAGCAGGAGAATTAAAGAAATCAGGATTAATTTTTATTCCCGATGATCAGTTAGCTCGTCAGTGTGTAGAGCAAATTATTACAGAACAAGAGATTGTTTTAAAAGAAAAAGAGCAAAACGAAAGAGAAAGTTCAGGTGCTGGCAATGGTAATAACGAAGAAAATAGCAAACTGCAACGAAATAATTATATTATTCCATTAAATTCAAAATTGACTCGATTAAGAGCATCTGACTTAAGTACTGGAGAATCTGTTGATTATTTAGAGACAGAAATAATTCAATCAGTTGCACAGGAATTGGGAATTAGTAGTAGCACAATTAATCTAAAACGTTTTATAGAAACTTACAATTTACGGGTAATCAATAAAGATTTTGAAAATGTAGAATTTTCTCCACAAGAATTTTTAACTAGCAGTGAAGAGTTAAATATTATGCGTGGCAAGATTGAGAATTATGTACGCGCTTATGCAAGAAAAAATGGAAAAAACCCAAAATTTTTTAATACAGAAATTGTCAAGTATTTTGGCAAGTCTCGCCTGGTCATGGAAATAGAAGAATTGAGGGACGTGTGGGCATGGCTACAAAAGAACTATCCAGTGACAGATTAA
- a CDS encoding type II toxin-antitoxin system VapC family toxin, with the protein MAIPLRCVVDASVAIKQFIPDDPLTPKVNQLFAHLGNPQTAIFVPDLFYIECRNIIWKYVRARLYAVADVPADLATLKSFPLRVVSTADLMADAVSIALNFGISAYDASYVALSQQVGAILLTLDAKLVRALSNSFYNVLSFNDFEVPPLHSI; encoded by the coding sequence ATGGCTATTCCTCTCAGGTGCGTTGTGGATGCTAGTGTAGCTATTAAGCAATTTATACCCGATGATCCACTCACGCCAAAAGTTAATCAACTGTTTGCTCATCTTGGTAATCCCCAAACAGCAATCTTTGTACCAGACCTGTTTTACATTGAGTGTCGCAACATTATCTGGAAGTATGTCCGTGCCAGACTTTATGCTGTTGCTGATGTACCAGCAGATTTAGCAACTCTCAAAAGCTTCCCGTTGCGTGTTGTCTCAACTGCTGATTTGATGGCTGATGCAGTTAGTATCGCCTTGAATTTTGGAATTTCCGCCTACGATGCCTCTTATGTTGCGCTTTCACAGCAGGTTGGTGCTATTTTACTGACTCTTGATGCCAAACTAGTGAGAGCATTAAGCAATTCGTTTTACAATGTTCTCTCGTTTAATGACTTTGAGGTTCCACCGTTGCATTCAATATAG
- a CDS encoding helix-turn-helix transcriptional regulator yields the protein MGLIKLRIREFADEKGWTLKDVADRSGVAYSSVRAYARAPGLAMVDFTSILKMARALDVMIEDLVEVVEE from the coding sequence ATGGGGCTAATTAAGCTAAGAATTCGAGAATTTGCAGACGAGAAGGGTTGGACGCTTAAAGATGTGGCTGACCGTTCTGGGGTTGCCTATAGTTCAGTTAGGGCTTATGCACGAGCGCCAGGGCTGGCAATGGTAGACTTTACGTCAATTCTGAAGATGGCCCGTGCTTTGGATGTGATGATTGAAGATTTGGTGGAAGTAGTAGAAGAGTGA
- the tnpB gene encoding IS200/IS605 family element transposase accessory protein TnpB, producing MQKAFKVTLILNHNQEVLINKSIGCARFVYNHFLALKQELYLTEQKTLNYNACSQRLTLLKKEVEWLQEVDKFALQNSLRNLETAYKNFFADFKKIKGRKNVCFPKFKKKHGCKQSYKTNLTNGNIQVIENRLKLPKLGWVKFHKSQEITGKLVNVTVTRTSSDKYIASILCETEMERHSIVAQNIGLDLGINSYLVTSNGEVVDNPKYYRTQKRKLRKAHKKLSRTVKGSSNRVKAKIKLARTYERITNLRDDFLHKLSTRLIKENSIICIEDLRVTNMVKNHKLSLSISDASWSKFVTMLEYKALWHDRIVQKVGTFYPSSQTCNCCRFVNPLVKDLKLREWSCPQCSSYNLRDNNAALNILDEGLRLIAAVGIPEALNACRELVSPGSFQAEIVEAGIA from the coding sequence ATGCAGAAAGCGTTTAAAGTTACACTCATTCTTAACCACAACCAAGAAGTCTTAATTAATAAGAGTATTGGTTGTGCAAGGTTTGTGTATAACCACTTCCTAGCATTAAAACAAGAGTTATACCTCACCGAGCAAAAAACGTTAAACTATAATGCTTGTAGTCAGCGACTAACTCTACTCAAAAAAGAAGTCGAATGGCTCCAAGAGGTAGATAAGTTTGCCTTACAAAACTCACTTAGGAATTTAGAGACAGCATACAAAAACTTTTTTGCTGACTTCAAGAAAATTAAAGGTAGAAAAAACGTATGCTTTCCTAAATTCAAAAAGAAGCATGGGTGCAAGCAGTCTTACAAAACCAACCTGACTAATGGCAACATTCAGGTAATTGAGAATCGTTTAAAGCTTCCCAAGCTAGGATGGGTGAAGTTTCATAAATCTCAGGAAATTACTGGAAAACTTGTAAATGTTACTGTAACTCGTACTTCATCAGATAAATATATTGCTAGTATTCTGTGTGAAACAGAGATGGAGAGACACTCAATAGTGGCTCAAAATATTGGTTTAGACCTGGGAATTAATTCTTATCTTGTTACAAGCAATGGTGAAGTTGTAGATAATCCCAAATATTACCGGACTCAAAAAAGGAAGTTACGTAAAGCACACAAAAAACTATCCCGCACTGTAAAAGGTAGTAGTAATAGAGTCAAAGCAAAAATCAAGCTGGCTCGTACCTACGAACGTATTACGAATTTGAGAGATGACTTTCTACACAAACTTTCAACTCGCCTAATTAAAGAAAATAGTATTATCTGTATCGAAGATTTGCGAGTCACCAACATGGTTAAGAATCATAAATTATCTTTGAGTATTTCAGACGCTAGTTGGTCTAAGTTCGTTACCATGCTCGAATATAAAGCTTTATGGCATGACAGAATTGTGCAGAAAGTTGGTACGTTTTATCCTTCGTCTCAGACCTGTAATTGTTGTCGTTTTGTTAACCCATTAGTTAAAGATTTAAAGCTGCGCGAATGGTCTTGTCCACAATGTAGTAGTTACAACCTAAGAGACAATAATGCAGCTTTGAACATATTGGATGAGGGATTGAGATTAATAGCCGCCGTGGGTATCCCGGAGGCTCTAAACGCCTGTAGAGAACTTGTAAGTCCTGGATCTTTTCAGGCAGAGATCGTTGAAGCAGGAATCGCGTGA